The genomic window TGAGTCGCCTAACATTAAAGCCTCTCCCGTATCCAGCATAGGTAAAATTTCCGTCAGGCCGGCCATCGAATCTGGCATTAGACGGCGAACGACGGCTTGGTCAGCGTCGTTCGTGAGTCGGAGTATTAGAAAATTGTTGCATTGGCTAAGAATTGTCCTACTTACGTCCGATGGTCTTTGGCTCACGACCACGAGAGAAACACCATACTTTCGCCCTTCTTTTGCAATCCTTTCAAAGGTCGCTAAGGCCTGTCGTTCGACGGCGTCGGCCCCATCTTTCACGGGCAAATACAAGTGAGCTTCGTCGCAGACCAATGTAAAGGGCGTTCGGCTGTCAGCTCTTTGCCAGAACTGTAGGTCATAGAGAAGTCGTGCGAACGTGCCTGCGACTATCGGTAGGACATCGGAGGGTACTTCCGAGAAGTCCACAATCTTGATCCCTTTGCGGGCGTGGTCAGAGCAGAGCAGCTGACTAAGTTGCTTGGCTAGCCATCCGTACTGTTGCGCGTACGAGGGAGGCTGAAACATGAAGCCATATCTTCGGTCTTCAAGTTTAGCCTGTAAACGAGAGATAAATCTAGTCAGTCGACCCTCCCATTCACCCTTAACTGGATTGTTGTTTGCCCCAGTTCCTTTCTTCGTGTCATCAAGCAACAGTGCTTCTAGTAAATCTTTGATCTCATAAGGAATAGGAGAATCTACTGTAAAGGTTTTGGCTACAGAATCTTTCCCTTCATTCTCGAGTGTCTTCTCTTTCAGCATTCGTACGTGTGTCGTAAATCGCGACGCCTGGTTTGGCGCGTTATTATCACTCCGATCCAAGATCATGGAAAGCATTTCATCCCGGTTAAGAAGCCAGTACGGCAAGAATATAATCCCGCTGTCAGGAGACATTAAATCCCCTGGTCCGGCTATCCTGAAGCCCTGACAATACCCCTCTTTGCCAGCCAGCGGTTGATACTCGCCGTGCATATCAAGTACTATAAGGTTTGGGTGACGGAGTTTTTTTGCCCTCTCAAGTATTAAAGCGACCGTCCAGCTTTTGCCCGAGCCAGTGCTGCCGAGAATCGAGGCGTGTCGTTGAAAAAATCGGTCTCCGCTCGCTATAGCCGTCGCGTCTGGGTCAATGATGAATCTTCCTAGCTGAAGCTGCTCTTCTTTTGCTATATCTGCTCCAAGCAGGCCCATGAAACGTTGAAGGTTGGCGGCCTCAATCAGATAGCAATCTCTACCAATCTGGGGAAAGGAATCGGCACCTCTCTTGAAGCGATTCTTTTCAGCACCATCTACTGTCCTGAATGTACCTATCAGAATTACGCGAACCAAGTCGTTGGGCTGCAATCCCAATTCAATCTCAGAACCAGAATCTCCTACTGCGTCGAGCATGCCTTCACGAAGTGTACGCGTGACGCGCTCGACGATGCCAATCAGATATTCCTGCTCTGTAGCACCCCGGATCGCAATCAATTCGCCGATACCGACGCGGGTGACAACGGATTGATTGGCCGCATCGATCAATACGCGGCTCGTGTCGACTGCGGCGACATGCCCGATTGAATCGTCCTCGTTGAACTGTAAGGCTGGTTTAATCATGGCTCCAAGACATCCTGAATGAAATGGCCCAGGTCCCATATTGAGGCGCCCGGGATTGATTCGACAC from Aquisphaera giovannonii includes these protein-coding regions:
- a CDS encoding ATP-binding protein, with translation MIKPALQFNEDDSIGHVAAVDTSRVLIDAANQSVVTRVGIGELIAIRGATEQEYLIGIVERVTRTLREGMLDAVGDSGSEIELGLQPNDLVRVILIGTFRTVDGAEKNRFKRGADSFPQIGRDCYLIEAANLQRFMGLLGADIAKEEQLQLGRFIIDPDATAIASGDRFFQRHASILGSTGSGKSWTVALILERAKKLRHPNLIVLDMHGEYQPLAGKEGYCQGFRIAGPGDLMSPDSGIIFLPYWLLNRDEMLSMILDRSDNNAPNQASRFTTHVRMLKEKTLENEGKDSVAKTFTVDSPIPYEIKDLLEALLLDDTKKGTGANNNPVKGEWEGRLTRFISRLQAKLEDRRYGFMFQPPSYAQQYGWLAKQLSQLLCSDHARKGIKIVDFSEVPSDVLPIVAGTFARLLYDLQFWQRADSRTPFTLVCDEAHLYLPVKDGADAVERQALATFERIAKEGRKYGVSLVVVSQRPSDVSRTILSQCNNFLILRLTNDADQAVVRRLMPDSMAGLTEILPMLDTGEALMLGDSVLLPTRIKLDKPAIHPSSGTRQFWKEWNTCKPNADLIAEAVETLRRQTRVNE